In the genome of Pempheris klunzingeri isolate RE-2024b chromosome 11, fPemKlu1.hap1, whole genome shotgun sequence, one region contains:
- the nr1d4a gene encoding nuclear receptor subfamily 1, group D, member 4a has product MDNSPGGGVILYASSSGSSSPSPGSPSSGYQTQSPSSHSQPSSPEEVTFTEIGPLKQRSAGCTTPSSKLVFQFPEVYSGPSAAATPQHTYAHPIAGKRPCGFAGTFTKTGGMVLLCKVCGDIASGFHYGVHACEGCKGFFRRSIQQNINYKMCVKNENCLIMRMNRNRCQHCRFKKCLSVGMSRDAVRFGRIPKREKQRLLDEMQSYMNSLNESAAMEMDSSSVRDTPTSPVDGNSKEAIGAISRAYHNIFTSRNSSSQERPAKRANITTNNNTSNFSQDANFPQVSSHTTSAQSYRSCPVATATLCPVSSNDNQHAFHNVDNNRYTYLVSTNHNHDQSNNTIPQRGSSVNQNSLRNAGSTQDQPSCPWKLASGAKVLACPLNAWPVSGADRTSQAIWESFSQCFTPAVKEVVEFAKGIPGFQELSQQDQVMLLKSGTFQVLMVRFCTLFNAEERTVTFLNGQTYPLTTLRALGMGSLLDAMFDFSEKLGSLGLEPDEMALFMAVVLVSADRSGISDMRAVEQLQEGLIRALRSLITRRRPDDSSLFPKLLLRLPDLRTLNNLHSDKLLAFRIDP; this is encoded by the exons ATGGATAACAGCCCTGGTGGTG GAGTCATCCTGTATGCCAGCTCCTCTGGCAGTTCCAGCCCAAGCCCTGGCAGCCCCTCCAGTGGGTACCAGACGCAGTCGCCTTCTTCGCACTCCCAGCCCTCATCTCCAGAGGAAGTTACCTTCACAGAGATTGGGCCATTGAAACAGAGATCAGCTGGGTGCACTACCCCATCCTCCAAACTGGTCTTCCAGTTCCCAGAGGTCTACAGTGGCccctcagcagcagccactCCACAGCACACCTATGCACACCCCATTGCAGGAAAGAGGCCATGCGGGTTCGCAGGAACTTTCACAA AAACAGGTGGAATGGTCCTGCTTTGCAAAGTCTGTGGGGACATTGCATCTGGTTTTCACTATGGAGTGCATGCATGTGAGGGTTGCAAG gggtTTTTCCGTCGCAGCATCCAGCAGAACATCAACTACAAGATGTGTGTGAAGAATGAGAACTGTCTGATCATGCGCATGAACCGCAACCGGTGCCAACACTGCCGCTTCAAGAAATGCCTGTCTGTTGGCATGTCAAGAGATG CTGTGCGCTTTGGCCGCATCCCTAAGAGAGAGAAGCAGCGACTTCTGGACGAGATGCAGAGCTACATGAACAGCCTAAATGAGTCGGCTGCCATGGAAATGGACTCATCTTCAGTGAGGGATACACCAACCAGCCCAGTAGATGGTAACTCAAAAGAGGCCATTGGGGCCATCTCCAGAGCCTACCATAACATTTTCaccagcagaaacagcagcagccaggaaaGACCAGCCAAGAGGGCGAAcatcaccaccaacaacaataCATCTAACTTTTCTCAGGATGCCAATTTTCCCCAAGTCTCCTCTCACACCACCTCTGCCCAGAGTTATCGGTCTTGCCCTGTTGCAACTGCCACTCTATGCCCAGTTTCCTCTAATGACAACCAACATGCATTCCACAATGTGGACAACAATCGCTACACTTATTTAGTGTCAACTAATCACAATCATGATCAGTCTAACAACACAATACCTCAAAGGGGCAGCTCTGTCAATCAGAACAGTCTTCGCAATGCAGGAAGTACCCAAGATCAGCCATCCTGCCCATGGAAATTAGCTTCAGGAGCTAAAGTGCTG GCATGTCCTCTCAATGCGTGGCCTGTATCAGGGGCAGACCGCACGAGTCAGGCGATATGGGAATCCTTCTCTCAGTGTTTCACTCCTGCTGTCAAGGAGGTGGTGGAGTTTGCTAAAGGCATCCCAGGATTTCAAGAACTTAGCCAACAAGACCAGGTCATGCTGCTCAAATCAGGCACCTTCCAG GTTCTTATGGTGCGGTTCTGCACCTTGTTCAATGCTGAGGAACGTACAGTTACCTTCCTGAATGGCCAAACTTACCCCCTGACAACCCTGCGGGCCTTGGGCATGGGCTCTCTGCTGGACGCAATGTTTGATTTCAGTGAAAAGCTGGGCTCCCTGGGCCTAGAGCCTGATGAGATGGCCCTCTTTATGGCTGTGGTGCTAGTCTCTGCAG ATCGTTCTGGCATCTCGGACATGCGGGctgtggagcagctgcaggagggtCTAATCCGTGCCCTACGGTCACTGATCACTCGCCGCCGCCCAGATgactcctccctctttcccaaACTCCTCCTGCGCCTGCCCGACCTGCGCACCCTTAACAATCTGCACTCTGACAAACTGTTGGCCTTTCGCATTGACCCATAA
- the mfsd5 gene encoding molybdate-anion transporter, whose product MLVTAYLAIIFLLALCVGLELTARRLTPPQSTPTAVANPVFRRFQSIFLRAYLLALWADWLQGPYLYKLYRHYSFLESQIAILYVCGLASGVLFAPFSGWLPQALGRRQTCLLFCLSYSACCLTKLSRNYFVLIVGRVLGGLSTSLLTTTFEAWYVHRHVDVHDFPKEWIPSTFTKAATWNHVLAVGAGLVANLLAEWLHLGPVAPFLLAIPCLLSCGWVVLTDWAKEESEGGPEGDKKTLLLGTPNGGVTRLSARARFSRSCQDGLRCLLSDRRVMLLGGVQALFESVLYIFVFLWTPVLDPHGPPLGIVFSCLMAASMAGSLLFRLATSTRYCLQPGHVLCLAVLMAFFSFFMLTFSTAPGQPRPHESFLAFLLLELACGLYFPAVSFLQGRVIPEEKRAGVLAWFRLPLHLLACLGLLALHGEISGTGAGEGGSGTRHMFGGCAVMMLAALMAVVSLFTLGRNDTDLRLEGTRGEGEMY is encoded by the coding sequence ATGTTGGTGACCGCATACCTTGCCATCATTTTCCTGCTTGCCCTGTGTGTTGGTCTGGAGCTCACTGCACGCCGGCTCACCCCTCCTCAGTCCACCCCAACTGCTGTGGCCAACCCAGTGTTCCGTCGCTTCCAGAGTATATTCCTCCGGGCATACCTCTTGGCTTTGTGGGCAGACTGGCTCCAGGGTCCTTACCTCTACAAACTGTACCGCCACTACAGCTTCCTGGAATCCCAAATAGCCATCTTATATGTGTGTGGCCTGGCCTCGGGTGTTTTGTTTGCTCCTTTCTCAGGCTGGCTCCCTCAGGCCTTGGGCCGCAGACAGACATGTCTTCTCTTCTGCCTGTCCTACTCTGCTTGTTGTCTCACCAAGCTGTCCAGAAACTATTTTGTTTTGATCGTGGGCCGGGTACTGGGGGGTCTGTCCACGTCCCTGCTCACCACCACGTTTGAAGCCTGGTACGTGCACCGTCATGTAGATGTCCATGATTTTCCAAAGGAGTGGATCCCGAGCACCTTCACCAAAGCTGCTACCTGGAACCATGTGCTCGCTGTGGGAGCAGGGCTGGTGGCTAACTTGCTGGCTGAGTGGCTCCACTTGGGGCCCGTGGCTCCTTTTCTCCTTGCTATCCCCTGCCTGTTGTCCTGTGGCTGGGTTGTGCTGACAGACTGGGCCAAAGAAGAGTCAGAAGGAGGCCctgaaggagacaaaaaaacactgcttcTTGGTACTCCAAATGGAGGGGTGACCCGTTTGTCTGCAAGGGCCCGATTCTCACGCAGCTGCCAAGATGGGTTGCGCTGCCTGCTGTCAGACAGGAGAGTCATGCTCTTGGGTGGAGTGCAGGCGCTGTTTGAAAGTGTTctctacatttttgttttcctgtggACCCCGGTACTAGACCCTCATGGCCCTCCTTTGGGAATAGTGTTCTCTTGCCTGATGGCTGCCAGCATGGCCGGTTCCTTGCTGTTCCGCCTAGCCACCTCCACACGCTACTGTCTACAGCCCGGTCATGTTCTCTGCCTGGCTGTGCTGATGgccttcttctcttttttcatgttGACCTTCTCCACCGCTCCAGGCCAGCCTAGACCTCATGAATCCTTTCTGGccttcctgctgctggagctggccTGTGGCCTCTACTTCCCTGCAGTCAGCTTTCTCCAGGGCAGGGTTATCCCAGAGGAGAAGCGGGCAGGTGTACTGGCCTGGTTCCGGCTGCCTCTCCACCTGCTGGCCTGCCTAGGGCTGCTGGCGCTCCATGGGGAGATATCAGGAACAGGTGCAGGGGAGGGTGGCAGTGGCACCAGACACATGTTTGGAGGCTGTGCAGTCATGATGCTGGCGGCTTTGATGGCTGTTGTTAGTCTGTTCACACTGGGCAGAAATGACACAGACCTGAGACTGGAGGGAaccagaggggagggggagatgTACTGA